The Cryptomeria japonica unplaced genomic scaffold, Sugi_1.0 HiC_scaffold_123, whole genome shotgun sequence genome contains a region encoding:
- the LOC131865840 gene encoding putative germin-like protein 2-1 — MANRMIYFTLGLFLLICCYSDRVMAGDSDPLQDFCVADEESKVLVNGFVCKDPMQVSADDFFFRGLGQAGNTDNDVGSNVTMANVKQIPGLNTLGISLVRIDYAVGGINPPHTHPRATEVLVLLEGQLLVGFIDTNNKFFSKTLEKGDVFVFPKALVHFQQNVGHENAVAISALSSQLPGVQTIANSLFAADPPLPDSVLAKAFRITQEVVDYIQKKFA, encoded by the exons ATGGCTAACCGAATGATTTACTTCACACTGGGACTTTTTCTGTTGATATGTTGTTACAGCGACAGGGTCATGGCAGGGGATTCCGATCCCTTGCAAGATTTCTGCGTTGCAGATGAGGAAAGCAAAG TTTTGGTGAACGGGTTCGTTTGCAAAGACCCAATGCAAGTTTCAGCAGACGACTTCTTCTTCCGGGGACTTGGGCAGGCAGGGAACACCGACAATGATGTGGGCTCCAACGTAACGATGGCGAACGTTAAACAGATACCAGGCCTCAATACGTTGGGAATATCGTTGGTCCGCATCGACTACGCAgtgggtggaataaatcctcctcacacacacccaagagccaccgaagttcttgttttactggaaggccagcttcttgtgggtttcattgacaccaacaacaagtttttcagcaaaacgttggagaagggagatgtgtttgtgtttccaaaggcacttgtgcatttccagcagaatgtggggCATGAAAATGCGGTGGCCATATCTGCATTGAGCAGCCAGCTTCCGGGAGTTCAGACAATCGCCAACTCTCTGTTTGCAGCGGATCCTCCTCTCCCAGATTCCGTATTGGCCAAGGCCTTCCGCATCACACAGGAAGTTGTGGATTACATTCAGAAGAAATTCGCATAA